A region from the Sphingomonas sp. S2-65 genome encodes:
- a CDS encoding AMP-dependent synthetase/ligase translates to MRTLERFENLVQMFFARAREKGEAPFLWHKTDGAWQPTSWAETARQVASLATAFKALGLKSGDRVMLVAENRPEFCITDLAIMAAGCVTVPTYTTNTERDHLHIIENSGACAIVVANAKLAKTLLPAAIRSSSARMIIGIEDLRIGQQGSLAFHDWRQLIADHPADPDHVDAQATFNRSDLACIIYTSGTGGSPRGVMQHHGAILHNVNGCCTVISEDFGWEDEVFLSFLPLSHAYEHSGGQFFPIGLGAQIYYSEGLEKLASNIEEVRPTIMVVVPRLFEVLRTRITKQVEKQGKFANYLLGKALELGGKKAAGTGSLLDKPTQLLINATLKPKISKRFGGRIKAMVSGGAPLNPEVGIFFDSLGLTLLQGYGQTEAAPVISCNRPQAGLKHDTVGPPLANTEVRIAEDGEILVRGELVMHGYWRNDEETARVLKDGWLHTGDIGLIDDKGRIKITDRKKDIIVNDKGDNVAPQKVEGMLTLQSEIVQAMIAGDKKPYMTAVIVPDPEWTAEWCAKNGTRCHFRHLSRDPEYKAAVGQAVERTNRELAVTERVRKFIIADEPFTIENEQLTPSLKIRRHILRQVYGERLDALY, encoded by the coding sequence ATGCGTACACTCGAACGGTTCGAAAACCTGGTGCAAATGTTCTTCGCGCGCGCGCGGGAGAAGGGCGAAGCACCATTTCTGTGGCACAAGACCGACGGTGCCTGGCAGCCGACCAGCTGGGCCGAGACGGCGCGCCAGGTCGCCAGCCTGGCGACCGCGTTCAAGGCGCTGGGGCTGAAATCCGGTGACCGGGTCATGCTGGTGGCGGAAAACCGGCCGGAATTCTGCATCACCGACCTGGCGATCATGGCCGCAGGCTGCGTGACGGTGCCGACCTACACCACCAACACCGAACGCGACCATCTGCACATCATCGAGAATTCGGGGGCGTGCGCGATCGTCGTCGCCAACGCAAAGCTTGCCAAGACGCTGCTGCCCGCCGCGATCCGGTCCTCCTCGGCGCGGATGATCATCGGCATCGAAGACCTGCGCATCGGCCAGCAGGGCAGCCTTGCCTTTCACGACTGGCGCCAGCTGATCGCGGACCATCCCGCCGACCCCGATCATGTCGATGCGCAGGCGACCTTCAACCGATCCGATCTGGCGTGCATCATCTATACCAGCGGTACCGGGGGATCTCCGCGCGGCGTGATGCAGCATCACGGCGCGATCCTGCACAACGTCAATGGCTGCTGCACCGTCATCTCCGAGGATTTCGGCTGGGAGGACGAGGTGTTCCTCTCATTCCTTCCCCTTTCCCACGCCTATGAGCATAGCGGCGGACAGTTCTTCCCGATCGGACTGGGCGCGCAGATCTATTATTCCGAAGGGCTGGAGAAGCTCGCCTCCAACATCGAGGAAGTGCGCCCTACGATCATGGTCGTGGTGCCTCGGCTGTTCGAAGTACTGCGCACCCGCATCACCAAGCAGGTCGAGAAGCAGGGCAAGTTTGCCAATTACCTGCTCGGCAAGGCGCTGGAACTGGGCGGCAAGAAGGCGGCGGGTACCGGTTCGTTGCTCGACAAGCCGACCCAGCTGCTGATCAACGCCACGCTCAAGCCCAAGATCTCCAAGCGCTTCGGCGGGCGGATCAAGGCGATGGTCTCAGGCGGCGCGCCGCTCAACCCGGAAGTCGGCATCTTCTTCGACTCGCTCGGACTCACTCTGCTGCAGGGCTATGGCCAGACCGAAGCCGCGCCGGTGATCTCGTGCAACCGGCCGCAGGCGGGGCTGAAGCACGACACCGTCGGCCCGCCGCTTGCCAACACCGAAGTGCGGATCGCCGAGGATGGCGAGATCCTGGTGCGTGGCGAACTGGTCATGCATGGATATTGGCGCAATGACGAGGAGACCGCGCGCGTCCTCAAGGATGGTTGGCTCCACACCGGCGACATCGGCCTGATCGACGACAAGGGCCGCATCAAGATCACCGATCGCAAGAAGGACATCATCGTCAACGACAAGGGCGACAATGTCGCACCGCAAAAGGTCGAAGGCATGCTGACCCTGCAGAGCGAGATCGTCCAGGCGATGATCGCCGGCGACAAGAAGCCCTATATGACGGCGGTGATCGTGCCCGATCCCGAATGGACCGCCGAATGGTGCGCGAAGAACGGCACGCGGTGCCACTTTAGGCACCTGAGCCGCGATCCCGAATACAAGGCTGCAGTCGGGCAAGCGGTTGAGCGTACGAACCGCGAGCTGGCGGTGACCGAGCGGGTTCGCAAGTTCATCATCGCCGACGAGCCGTTCACGATCGAGAACGAGCAACTGACGCCGAGCCTGAAGATCCGCCGACACATCCTGCGGCAGGTCTATGGCGAGCGGCTGGACGCGCTGTACTGA
- the ggt gene encoding gamma-glutamyltransferase: protein MKKLVAALVLLFLPVPASAQGMVSAADPRAAAAGVEILRAGGSATDAAIATMLALNVVEPQSSGIGGGSFILQYDAKSRRTTSVDGRETAPMAADGRWFYDANGRPMSHAAAVPGGRSVGVPGALRAMALAHGKAGKLPWARLFDPAIRLARDGFQVTPRLNNSLTQFGGHVDAGLRAIFFQPSGAPLPVGTTVRNPAQAALFERVATLGPDSFYVGPQAQKLIATVNGAPRNPSKMTAGDLAAYLAKERPALCGKYRVYKICSMGPPSSGGITVLMILRQLERFDMAGLGKDSPAAWHVFAESSRLAYADRDQYLGDPDYLRVPLKGLLDRRYIARRSALIDPTSTMPGVLAGVPAGAPKRVRVAPSEVSGTTDLAVADDAGNVVQVTTTVEGPFGSGLSVDGVVLNNQLTDFDIVPEKNGYLVANRLEPGKRPRSSMAPTIVYGPDGKVRLAIGAAGGSTIIAQVAKALIGVIDWKLSAQDAIGLGLLYAPGPGATVEQGTALETIVPALQALGETVRTAPMGLKANAIERVGGRWIGAADPRSEGAAMDQQGRTTVIRRIGTQPNRPSE, encoded by the coding sequence ATGAAGAAACTGGTCGCAGCGCTCGTCCTCCTGTTCCTGCCGGTGCCCGCATCGGCGCAGGGCATGGTCAGCGCGGCCGATCCGCGGGCAGCGGCGGCGGGGGTGGAAATTCTGCGCGCCGGCGGCAGCGCCACCGACGCGGCGATCGCCACCATGCTGGCGCTCAACGTCGTCGAGCCGCAGAGCTCCGGGATCGGCGGCGGCAGCTTCATCCTGCAATATGACGCCAAGTCGAGGCGCACGACCAGCGTAGACGGGCGCGAAACCGCGCCGATGGCCGCCGACGGGCGCTGGTTCTACGATGCCAACGGGCGACCGATGAGCCATGCGGCGGCGGTGCCGGGCGGGCGCAGTGTCGGGGTGCCGGGGGCATTGCGCGCCATGGCGCTGGCGCACGGCAAGGCGGGCAAGCTGCCTTGGGCCAGGCTGTTCGATCCGGCGATCCGGTTGGCGCGCGACGGCTTCCAGGTCACGCCCCGGCTCAACAATTCGCTCACCCAGTTCGGCGGCCATGTCGATGCCGGGCTGCGCGCGATCTTCTTTCAGCCGAGCGGTGCGCCGCTGCCGGTCGGCACCACCGTCCGCAACCCCGCACAGGCCGCGCTGTTCGAACGCGTGGCGACGCTCGGCCCCGACAGCTTCTATGTCGGCCCACAGGCGCAGAAGCTGATCGCGACCGTGAACGGCGCGCCGCGCAATCCGTCGAAGATGACCGCCGGTGACCTTGCCGCGTACTTGGCCAAGGAGCGCCCAGCGCTGTGCGGCAAGTATCGTGTCTACAAGATCTGCTCGATGGGTCCGCCCTCCTCCGGGGGCATCACCGTGCTGATGATCCTCCGGCAGCTCGAGCGGTTCGACATGGCCGGGCTCGGCAAGGACTCGCCGGCCGCCTGGCACGTGTTCGCCGAATCGTCGCGGCTGGCCTATGCCGACCGTGATCAGTATCTGGGCGATCCCGATTATCTGCGAGTGCCGCTCAAGGGGCTGCTCGACCGCCGCTACATCGCGCGCCGTTCCGCGCTGATCGATCCTACCTCGACGATGCCCGGCGTCCTCGCGGGCGTTCCTGCCGGGGCTCCGAAGCGAGTGCGGGTCGCGCCAAGCGAAGTGTCCGGGACCACCGATCTGGCGGTGGCCGATGACGCCGGCAATGTCGTGCAGGTGACCACCACCGTTGAGGGGCCGTTCGGCTCTGGCCTGTCGGTGGACGGCGTGGTGCTCAATAATCAGCTGACCGATTTCGACATCGTGCCGGAGAAGAACGGCTATCTGGTCGCCAATCGGCTGGAGCCGGGCAAGCGGCCCCGCAGCTCGATGGCACCAACCATCGTCTATGGCCCAGACGGCAAGGTGCGCCTGGCGATCGGCGCGGCCGGTGGGTCGACGATCATCGCTCAGGTTGCCAAGGCATTGATCGGCGTGATCGATTGGAAACTCTCGGCGCAGGACGCGATCGGGCTGGGGTTGCTGTACGCCCCTGGGCCGGGCGCGACGGTCGAGCAGGGCACGGCGCTGGAAACGATAGTGCCCGCGCTCCAGGCGCTGGGAGAGACCGTTCGGACCGCGCCGATGGGGCTGAAGGCCAATGCGATCGAACGGGTCGGCGGGCGCTGGATCGGCGCCGCCGATCCGCGCAGCGAAGGCGCGGCGATGGACCAGCAGGGCCGCACGACCGTTATCCGCCGGATAGGCACGCAGCCGAACCGGCCGTCGGAATAA